A DNA window from Haloactinospora alba contains the following coding sequences:
- a CDS encoding secondary thiamine-phosphate synthase enzyme YjbQ → MRTKRIDLRTGTSESITDITSACREFAANGGESGLLHVFVPHATAGIAIMELGAGSDDDLLASLRDLLPADDRWRHRHGTPGHGRSHVMPAMIPPYATVPVVDGRVELGTWQSVAVVDLNVDNAERHVRLSFLTSPAEGTG, encoded by the coding sequence ATGCGGACCAAACGTATCGATCTGCGCACCGGTACTTCGGAGAGCATCACCGACATCACGAGCGCGTGCCGCGAGTTCGCCGCTAACGGTGGCGAGTCGGGGCTGCTGCACGTGTTCGTTCCACACGCGACGGCCGGGATAGCGATCATGGAGCTGGGCGCGGGCTCCGACGACGACCTGCTGGCGAGCCTGCGGGACCTGCTCCCCGCCGACGACCGGTGGCGCCACCGTCACGGGACACCAGGGCATGGCCGTTCGCACGTCATGCCGGCGATGATTCCTCCCTATGCCACCGTTCCGGTCGTTGACGGGCGAGTGGAACTGGGAACATGGCAGTCCGTCGCCGTGGTGGACCTGAACGTGGACAACGCGGAGCGGCACGTCCGGCTGTCATTCTTGACGAGCCCGGCTGAGGGGACAGGATAG
- a CDS encoding site-specific integrase, whose amino-acid sequence MAASPLADAPHAPRHTRPSTRLNAGVSEPLVAHRAGHSVTVLKKIYAKCLVGEEDRTKQRIEEALRQGW is encoded by the coding sequence ATGGCCGCCTCGCCCCTGGCGGACGCGCCCCACGCCCCGCGTCATACCCGCCCGTCCACCCGGCTCAACGCGGGAGTCTCGGAACCCCTGGTAGCGCACCGGGCCGGCCACAGCGTGACGGTGTTGAAGAAGATCTATGCCAAGTGCCTTGTCGGTGAGGAGGATCGGACCAAACAGCGCATCGAGGAAGCCCTCCGACAGGGGTGGTAG
- a CDS encoding peroxiredoxin — MPLESGDAAPEFALADQHGQIVRLSDFSGRRAVLLVFYPLAFSSVCGSELEVLRDNLAEFESAGVQLLSVSVDSMFAHRVWDDREGFGFPLLSDFWPHGGVARSYGVFDETKGVALRATLLVDRSGTVRWKAVNPVSEGRVLADYRAALTGLR; from the coding sequence GTGCCGCTCGAGTCCGGTGATGCCGCTCCCGAGTTCGCTCTCGCTGACCAGCACGGCCAGATAGTACGGCTGTCTGACTTCTCCGGGCGCAGGGCTGTCCTCCTCGTGTTCTACCCGCTGGCCTTCTCCAGTGTGTGCGGGAGCGAGCTGGAAGTGCTCCGAGACAACCTCGCTGAGTTCGAGAGTGCCGGTGTGCAGTTACTCAGCGTCTCCGTGGACTCGATGTTCGCCCACCGTGTCTGGGACGACCGGGAGGGGTTCGGGTTCCCGCTCCTCTCGGACTTCTGGCCGCACGGCGGAGTCGCTCGCTCCTACGGCGTCTTCGACGAGACCAAGGGGGTGGCGCTACGGGCGACGCTCCTGGTGGACAGGAGCGGCACGGTCCGTTGGAAGGCCGTGAACCCGGTGTCCGAGGGGCGCGTCCTGGCGGACTACCGTGCGGCGCTCACCGGGCTGCGCTGA
- a CDS encoding maleylpyruvate isomerase family mycothiol-dependent enzyme: protein MPSGRLWRTTSSICPVTSGTRSLCSEWDVHDVLAHLVSSAKDTPLRFLARFAAAGFDFDRFTARGVAAERAADPAETLAEFRAVQSRTSSPPAPKDTRLVEAFVHGEDIRRPLAITREHPRTHVTRAIAFQARTSVAMGGGEARAAGVSLTATDTDCTLGTGPAVEGPAISLLLAVSGREVALDDLSGPGVRVIADRIRSDAT from the coding sequence ATGCCGAGCGGAAGGCTCTGGCGGACGACCTCCAGCATTTGTCCCGTGACCAGTGGGACGCGGTCGCTGTGCTCGGAATGGGACGTACACGATGTGCTCGCGCATTTGGTGTCCAGCGCCAAGGACACTCCCCTGCGGTTCCTCGCGCGATTCGCCGCTGCCGGGTTCGATTTCGACAGGTTCACCGCCAGGGGAGTCGCTGCCGAACGCGCCGCGGATCCCGCAGAGACACTCGCCGAGTTCCGCGCGGTCCAGTCCCGTACGAGCTCACCGCCCGCTCCGAAGGACACCAGGCTTGTCGAGGCGTTCGTCCACGGTGAGGACATCCGGCGCCCCCTCGCCATCACCCGCGAGCATCCACGCACCCACGTCACGCGCGCCATCGCGTTCCAGGCGCGCACCAGCGTGGCGATGGGTGGAGGAGAAGCCCGTGCCGCCGGCGTCTCTCTCACCGCCACCGACACCGACTGCACCCTCGGCACCGGTCCGGCGGTCGAGGGGCCGGCGATCTCGCTCCTGCTCGCGGTGTCAGGGCGCGAGGTCGCGCTGGACGACCTCTCCGGTCCGGGCGTCCGGGTGATCGCCGATCGGATCCGGTCCGACGCGACGTGA
- a CDS encoding alkaline phosphatase D family protein — MGASLRLGPLLRHATETTATVWVETDSPCQVRVSAGEATAEATTFTVHGHHYAVCELTGLPTDSALPYRVHLDQEQVWPEADSGYPPSLLRTLGADASARIAFGSCHTPTTHSAEHVRRYGRDMLRSYAEQLITERRAASGAIGSTDPSLLLLIGDQVYADELQPSMRTFLREHRGSRNSDTDPPEDEVVSFEEYAELYRQAWTDPDIRWLLSTVPTLMLFDDHDVRDDWNTSGTWRREIARTPWWKPRVTSGLGAYWIYQHLGNLSAEERAADPVFRDVVADDGDSGDRVDAFAWRAHAQPDSYRWSYGLDFGRNRLLMMDTRCGRLVDDDSRRSMLSTEDTAWLDAQVTGGVDHLIIASSLPFLMPPAIHHLEAWNEAVCAGAWGRLARGPGEKLRQDVDLEHWPAFQRSFRSTAGSVLRAASGDRGTPPASVLFLGGDVHFSYLAQARPAGADSVQSRIVQLVSSPTCNRLPGKLRWAMWGVTRRLTSMVGAALARSAGVRPSPLRWRLDAGPWFDNTLAFLELNGRTADVYWASPPALGSGRGSPHDWTANVRRHRVSEETAGTSTVPPSR; from the coding sequence GTGGGAGCCAGTCTGCGACTCGGGCCGCTGCTAAGGCACGCTACGGAGACAACCGCCACGGTCTGGGTGGAAACCGACTCCCCCTGTCAGGTACGGGTGTCCGCGGGGGAGGCTACCGCAGAGGCGACCACGTTCACGGTGCACGGTCACCACTACGCCGTCTGCGAACTGACGGGGCTGCCCACCGACTCGGCCCTGCCGTACCGGGTTCACCTGGACCAGGAGCAGGTCTGGCCGGAAGCCGACTCCGGCTACCCGCCGAGTCTCCTCCGTACGTTGGGCGCCGACGCCTCCGCCCGCATCGCTTTCGGCTCGTGCCACACCCCAACCACGCATTCCGCCGAGCACGTACGGCGCTACGGCAGGGACATGCTGCGCTCCTACGCCGAACAGTTGATCACCGAACGCCGCGCCGCGTCAGGGGCGATCGGGAGCACGGACCCCAGCCTGCTGCTGCTGATCGGCGACCAAGTCTACGCTGACGAGCTCCAACCGTCGATGCGCACGTTCCTGCGCGAGCACCGTGGTTCCCGGAACTCCGACACGGACCCGCCCGAGGACGAGGTTGTCTCCTTCGAGGAGTACGCGGAGCTGTACCGCCAGGCGTGGACGGACCCCGACATCCGGTGGCTGCTGTCCACAGTCCCCACCCTGATGCTGTTCGACGACCACGATGTCCGTGACGACTGGAACACCTCAGGTACGTGGCGGCGGGAGATCGCACGCACCCCGTGGTGGAAGCCCCGTGTCACCTCGGGATTGGGCGCCTACTGGATCTACCAGCATCTGGGCAACCTCTCCGCGGAGGAACGCGCGGCGGACCCGGTCTTTCGCGACGTGGTCGCAGACGACGGAGACTCCGGGGACCGGGTGGATGCTTTCGCGTGGCGGGCGCACGCCCAACCGGACAGCTACCGTTGGAGCTACGGTCTCGACTTCGGCCGCAACCGGCTCCTGATGATGGACACCCGGTGCGGCCGGCTCGTTGACGACGACTCCCGCCGCAGCATGCTCAGCACGGAGGACACGGCGTGGTTGGACGCCCAGGTGACCGGTGGCGTTGACCACCTGATCATCGCCAGTTCCCTCCCGTTCCTGATGCCTCCAGCCATACACCACCTGGAGGCATGGAACGAAGCCGTCTGTGCGGGTGCCTGGGGCCGCCTCGCACGCGGCCCAGGGGAGAAACTACGCCAGGACGTCGACCTGGAACACTGGCCCGCGTTCCAGAGGTCGTTTCGCTCCACGGCCGGCTCCGTGCTGCGCGCCGCCTCCGGTGATCGTGGGACTCCCCCGGCAAGCGTGCTCTTCCTCGGCGGCGACGTGCATTTCTCCTACCTGGCCCAGGCCCGGCCGGCTGGCGCGGACAGTGTCCAGAGCCGGATCGTCCAGCTCGTGAGTTCCCCGACGTGCAACCGGCTGCCCGGAAAGCTCCGCTGGGCCATGTGGGGTGTCACCCGCCGGCTCACCTCGATGGTCGGCGCGGCACTGGCGCGATCTGCCGGGGTTCGTCCGTCCCCGTTGCGGTGGCGCCTGGACGCTGGCCCCTGGTTCGACAACACGCTTGCCTTCCTGGAGCTCAACGGCCGGACCGCGGACGTCTACTGGGCGAGTCCCCCGGCTCTCGGCTCCGGGAGGGGATCGCCCCACGATTGGACGGCGAACGTCCGACGGCACCGGGTGTCGGAGGAAACCGCCGGGACGAGCACGGTTCCTCCGTCCCGGTAG
- a CDS encoding DUF3052 domain-containing protein yields MSATAGQAQSERGLADRLGFKPGQVVQEFGFDDDVDEQLRASITERTGEELVDEDYDGVVDSALLWWRSDEEDDLTDVLVDVLAAVEGGGIILVLTPKAGREGHVPPTDVAEAATTAGLSQTSPVSSGGDWSGTRLVVPKMQR; encoded by the coding sequence GTGAGCGCGACCGCGGGCCAGGCACAGAGCGAACGCGGCCTGGCCGATCGACTCGGATTCAAACCGGGTCAGGTGGTGCAGGAGTTCGGCTTCGACGACGACGTGGATGAGCAGCTGCGCGCGTCGATCACTGAACGCACCGGTGAAGAGCTGGTCGATGAGGACTACGACGGCGTAGTGGATTCTGCGCTGCTGTGGTGGAGGAGCGACGAGGAAGACGATCTCACCGACGTTTTGGTTGATGTACTCGCCGCTGTGGAAGGTGGCGGTATCATCCTGGTGCTGACCCCTAAAGCTGGGCGTGAGGGCCATGTTCCGCCGACGGACGTCGCGGAGGCCGCGACGACTGCCGGACTGTCCCAGACCAGTCCAGTGAGTTCGGGCGGCGACTGGTCCGGTACGCGGCTCGTCGTTCCCAAAATGCAGCGCTGA